In Pseudomonadaceae bacterium SI-3, the sequence CTTTTCGGCCAGCGCCGCGCCGACGCCCTTCAATGCGGTCACCGGGACCGCTGCCAGCTCGCTCATGACGTCAGGCTTTGTCGGCGGGCGGTTTTGCAACCGAGCACAGACGGATGGAGTCGGCCAGGACCTCGATGGCCTTCGGGCGCGGGAAGCTGGCGCGCCAGGCGATCGCCACGGTGCGGAATGGCACAGGCGGCGTCAGCGGACGGATGTCCAGCACGCCAGGGGAGTAGTGATGGCTGTCGACCGCCGACAGCGGCAGGATCGACACGCCAAGGCCGGAGGCGACCATGTGGCGGATGGTTTCCAGCGACGACGACTCCACCGTGGTGTGGCTTGGGGCCTCGCCTTTGCGCGTGGTCGGGCAGGCTTCGAGCACCTGATCGCGGAAGCAATGACCCTCACCCAGGAGCAGCAGGCTCTTGTCGTTGAGCATCTCGCTGTCGATGGTTTCCTTCTTCGTCCAGGGATGCCCAGCGGGCATCAGCACATAGAAGGGCTCGTCATACAGCGGCAGGGTCAGCACGTCGGCTTCCTGGAAAGGCAGCGCGATGATGATCGCGTCCAGCTCGCCGGTGCGCAGCTTGTCACGCAGGATGTGGGTGAAATTCTCTTCGATGTACAACGGCATGTCCGGTGCCACGCGATGCAGCTGCGGGATCAGATGCGGGAACATGTAGGGGCCGACCGTATAGATGGCGCCAACCTTGAGCGGGGCGGCCAGCTGATTCTTGCCGGCCTGGGCCAGCTCGCGAATGCTCTGCGCCTGCTCCAGCACCTTTTGCGCCTGGGTGACGATGCCTTCACCGACCGGTGTCAGCCGTACCGCGCTTTTGGTCCGCTCGAAAATCAGCACGCCGAGTTCGTCCTCGAGCTTTTTCACACCCACCGAGAGGGTAGGCTGACTGACGTGGCAACGTTCGGCAGCGCGGCCGAAGTGAGATTCCTGGGCGAGCGTGACGATGTAGCGCAGTTCGGTCAGTGTCATAGCGTTATTCCATCAGAGTGCGGGCTAGCATAGCCTTTGCTCGTGTTCGAACCAACTGGCCAGCAGCCGTTCCCTTATTAAGGGATCAGCGGAAATCCTGCTGACAGCAGTACACTCAAAAAAGGCGGGCCGAATCTGTGGTCCGCATCGGTTATGGAGCAACCGCCATGGCAACTCGACCCTCTGTAATGATCGCCGGCTGCGGCGATGTCGGTATTCGCCTCGGCCTGCAGCTGAGCCGCGCAGGTTGGACGGTGTACGGCCTGCGACGTCAGGCGGCGAGCCTGCCGGTACCTATCCTGCCGGTACGTGGCGACCTTGCCTCGAGCGAGGTGCCGCGTGGCTGGCCTAATGGCAAGCTGGACTATCTGGTGTATGCCGCCTCGGCCAGCCAGCACGACGAGCCCGGTTATCGGCAGGCCTACGTTGAGGGCCTGCGCAATGCGCTTGGCTGGCTGGAGCAGCGGGGGCAACGCCCGCAGCGCGTTTTCTTTGTTTCCAGCACTGGTGTCTACGCGCAGAACGGCGGCGAATGGATCGATGAGACCTCGGCCACCGAGCCTACTGGCTACACCGGGCAGGTGATGCTCGAGGCCGAACAACTGGCGCATGAGTGCGGCTTTCCAGCGACGCGGGTGCGCATGGCGGGGTTGTATGACCCGGTGCGGCCATGGATGCAGAACCAGGTGCGCTCGGGTCTGCGGGTCGAACGCGATCCGCCGCAGTACAGCAACCGCATCCATCGCGATGATGCTGCGGCCCTATTGGCCTGCCTGCTGCAGACCGATCTGAACGGTGGCGCTCTGGAAGATTGCTACCTGGGTGTCGACGATGACCCTGCGCCGTTGCACGAAGTGGTGGACTGGTTGCGCGAGCGACTCGGCGTGACCCAATGGGCCGAGCAGGCCATGACCCGCCGTGCTGGCAGCAAACGGTGCAGCAACGCCCGAGCGCGGGCGCTTGGTTGGGTGCCGCAATACCCCAGCTATCGCAACGGTTACGCGGGCATCAGGCCGAACGGCAAGAGCTGAGATCGCGTCCGCGCCTCGGTCTGCTAGCGATCCGCACCCAAGTGCTGCTCCGCAGCAATAGGTGCCATCGGATCGTAAAGGGCTCGATACCCCTTGCCTGCGCGCCTGCACAGGCAGGTGGTGTACCTGCTGCGAAAAAATGCCTATCTCAACGCATTCATGACAGTCCGTCGGCGATTCCACGCCAACGGCATCATTTCTCGCAACTCTGCAGCGGTCGCGAACACTAAAAATCTGATAGCACGCACGCCGTACACCTTGCCGCATGGCAGCAGTCGGGTCAGGAGCAGCTGCCGCCTTTAGCGGCGATCAATCAGGAAGAACCACTACGGCGGCGTTTTCGAACACCGAACCTGGAGATTTTTCCAATGAGAGCCCTTCGCTGGCACGGTAAACACGACATTCGCTGCGACAACCATGTACCCGACCCGTCGATAGAAGACCCCCGCGACGCCATCATCAAAGTGTCGTCCTGTGCCATCTGCGGCTCCGACCTGCACCTGTACGACGGCTTCATGCCCGGCATGCAGCACGGCGACATCATGGGCCATGAGTTCATGGGCGAAGTGATGGAGGTCGGCTCGGCGAACAAGAAGCTCAAGGTCGGCGACCGTGTGGTGGTGCCCTTCACCATCGTTTGCGGTGAGTGCGATCAGTGCCGGCGCGGCAATTTCTCCGTCTGCGAGCGCACCAACCGCAACAAGGACGTGGCCGACAAGGTCTTCGGCCACACCACCGCCGGCCTCTATGGCTACACACACCTCACTGGCGGCTATGCCGGTGGCCAGGCCGAATTCGTCCGTGTGCCCTATGCCGACGTCGGCCCCGTCGTGGTGCCGGATGGCATGACCGACGAACAGGTGCTGTTCCTCGGCGACATCCTGCCCACGGGCTGGCAAGCCGCGGCGCAATGCGATATCCAGCCCACCGATACCGTGGCCGTCTGGGGTGCAGGTCCGGTCGGCCAGTTCGCCATCCGCAGCGCGATCATGATGGGTGCCGAGCAGGTCATCTGCATCGACAACGTGCCTGAGCGGCTGTCTATGGCCCGCGCCGGTGGCGCCATCACCATCAACTTCGATGAAGAAAGCGTGCTCGAACGCCTCAAGGAGCTGACCCGCGGCAAGGGCCCGGAAAAGTGCATCGACTCGGTGGGCATGGAGGCCCATGCGGCGCGCTCCATCGACTCCATGTACGACCGCGCGAAGCAGGCGCTGATGATGGAAACCGACCGTCCTCACGTGCTGCGCGAGATGATCTATGTCTGCCGTCCGGCTGGCATCATCTCGATTCCCGGCGTCTATGGTGGGCTGATCGACAAGATTCCATTCGGCGCGGCGATGAACAAAGGCCTGACCTTCCGCATGGGCCAGACCCACGTCAACCGCTGGACCGATGATCTGCTCAAGCGGATTCAGGAAGGGCAGATAGACCCCAGCTTCGTCATTACCCACAGCGTCAGCCTCGAGCAGGGTCCGGAGATGTACAAGACCTTCCGCGACAAGCATGACGGCTGCATCAAGGTCGTTCTCAAACCCTGAGGGCCGGGCCTCGCGTCTCGCTAGCGGGACGTGGTCGGCTGCATCTCCAAGCCCCGAGGAGGGACTGATTCATGAGCGTTCCACATCGTGTCACCCATACCAACCACTCCGCCCGTACGCTGGCCCGTGGCCTCGGCTGGTTCAGCATCGGGCTGGGTCTGGCCGAGGTGCTGATGCCCGGCAAACTGGCGCGCTTTCTCGGCGTGCCCGGCAACGAAGGACTGATTCGCGCCTGTGGCGCGCGGGAAATCGCCACTGGCGTCGGGCTGTTGCTGAGTGACGATCCCAAGCCCTGGATCTACGGCCGCATCGGCGGCGATGCGCTGGACCTTATCGGCCTGGGCTTGAGCATCGAGAAGGGCACCGAGCAGGCCAACGCTGCCATCGCAGCGGGCGCTGTGGCCGGCATCACTGCGCTGGACATCTCCTGTGCAAAGGGGCTGGCGAGCGAAGGCCAGTTGGTGACGGAATGGGATTACAGCGACCGCAGTGGTTTCCCGCAGGGAGCGGATGCCATGCGTGGCCGAGTCGAAGCGGAGTTTGCCGCAGGGCGCGCCGAGCCGAATGGGTATCCGGTGTCGACTTTGTTGCATTAGATGGAGCGTGCTCGACGGTTGCCGATTTGGTGAGGTTGGGTGTGTGGGTTGGGCGTTTTGCTTTTACGGCGATTAGCGGGCTGATTGAGGGCTTGGGTTTGTCCTGCTGGGCGACTCACTTTGGCCAGTCGCCGGAAGGCCGGCCCCCATAAAAGTGAGCAAAAACGCTTGCCCACCATCCGGCCCCGGCTGAGGTGACGTTCCAGGGCCCGCCGCGAAGGGCCTCCATGGCTAGGGGCGCCCGACCAATCGCTGCTCTTGCGGCATCCATGCCGCTCAACCCCTACGTGCCACCTGCGTTTAGGCCTCATGAAAGGGACGGCCGGTGTCGTCTGCCAGGCCGTGCGCTAATAAGCGAAGCAAAACCGTCCACCACCAAACGCTCAACCCATTGGTTAATCGCTGTGAAAGCGAAACGCCCAGCCAACCCGTTTGCCAGTCGAGTGACGATCCGCCTCAGGCATGCGATGAGCCATTTTTTTGCTAAGGTCGGCAGCCGGCCGCCTACACCACCCTCTGGCGGCCACCACACAATGAGAGTCCATGTCCGCCGTCGTTAACATCGTCCTCCCAGTCTTCGCTCTGATCCTGCTGGGTTTCATCTGTCGCCGTACCGGGCGCATGGGCCCGACGGGCGCCTCCGAGCTGAACCGATTCGTGGTCTGGCTGGGGTTGCCAGCGCTGCTGTTCAGTGTCGTCGCCAATTCCACCTGGGAGCAGCTTTGGCAACCAGGCTTCATCACGGCGTTCTCGGTGGGCTGCCTCGGTGTGTTCGGCTTCACGCTTGGCTATCGACTGTTGCAAAAGCAGCCGCTGGCCGACGCCAGTCTCGATGCGCTCGGTGCGTCCTATGCCAATACCGGCTACATCGGCATTCCGCTGTGCATGTTGGTGCTGGGCGACGAAGCGCTGCAGCCAGCCATGGTGGCGTCGATCATCGTCGTCTGTGTGCT encodes:
- a CDS encoding hydrogen peroxide-inducible genes activator, with translation MTLTELRYIVTLAQESHFGRAAERCHVSQPTLSVGVKKLEDELGVLIFERTKSAVRLTPVGEGIVTQAQKVLEQAQSIRELAQAGKNQLAAPLKVGAIYTVGPYMFPHLIPQLHRVAPDMPLYIEENFTHILRDKLRTGELDAIIIALPFQEADVLTLPLYDEPFYVLMPAGHPWTKKETIDSEMLNDKSLLLLGEGHCFRDQVLEACPTTRKGEAPSHTTVESSSLETIRHMVASGLGVSILPLSAVDSHHYSPGVLDIRPLTPPVPFRTVAIAWRASFPRPKAIEVLADSIRLCSVAKPPADKA
- a CDS encoding NAD(P)-dependent oxidoreductase; translation: MATRPSVMIAGCGDVGIRLGLQLSRAGWTVYGLRRQAASLPVPILPVRGDLASSEVPRGWPNGKLDYLVYAASASQHDEPGYRQAYVEGLRNALGWLEQRGQRPQRVFFVSSTGVYAQNGGEWIDETSATEPTGYTGQVMLEAEQLAHECGFPATRVRMAGLYDPVRPWMQNQVRSGLRVERDPPQYSNRIHRDDAAALLACLLQTDLNGGALEDCYLGVDDDPAPLHEVVDWLRERLGVTQWAEQAMTRRAGSKRCSNARARALGWVPQYPSYRNGYAGIRPNGKS
- a CDS encoding glutathione-dependent formaldehyde dehydrogenase — encoded protein: MRALRWHGKHDIRCDNHVPDPSIEDPRDAIIKVSSCAICGSDLHLYDGFMPGMQHGDIMGHEFMGEVMEVGSANKKLKVGDRVVVPFTIVCGECDQCRRGNFSVCERTNRNKDVADKVFGHTTAGLYGYTHLTGGYAGGQAEFVRVPYADVGPVVVPDGMTDEQVLFLGDILPTGWQAAAQCDIQPTDTVAVWGAGPVGQFAIRSAIMMGAEQVICIDNVPERLSMARAGGAITINFDEESVLERLKELTRGKGPEKCIDSVGMEAHAARSIDSMYDRAKQALMMETDRPHVLREMIYVCRPAGIISIPGVYGGLIDKIPFGAAMNKGLTFRMGQTHVNRWTDDLLKRIQEGQIDPSFVITHSVSLEQGPEMYKTFRDKHDGCIKVVLKP
- a CDS encoding transcriptional regulator, producing MSVPHRVTHTNHSARTLARGLGWFSIGLGLAEVLMPGKLARFLGVPGNEGLIRACGAREIATGVGLLLSDDPKPWIYGRIGGDALDLIGLGLSIEKGTEQANAAIAAGAVAGITALDISCAKGLASEGQLVTEWDYSDRSGFPQGADAMRGRVEAEFAAGRAEPNGYPVSTLLH